CACAAAAAATAACCGAGGGGTATTTCATCAACGTGCCTCCCTCCACCCAGTAGCCAAATTTACCAAGACctaggtacataagttatcaggtcagcgatgtgtgagttaccgtgatatTCACATAAAAGTTATCGGAGGTATATTTCATCACCTATATtcgccaaagttatcaggaccgggtcgcataagttatcaggtctccgatgtatgagttaccatgctattcaaaCCAAAAGTTACCGGGGGATATTTCATCAACACCCACCCCTAcgccaaagttatcaggactgAGTTATATAAGTTATCAGGTCGGTGATATGCGAGTTATCAGGTCTATGATGTgcgagttaccatgctattcatacAAAAAGTTACCAAGCGGATATTTCATCAACTCCCCCCTCACCCCCACCCCCGCACGAAAATTAATAAGGTATTATCAACTTGAGACTCGTGAAACCAGATATCATGATGATTGTACGTGAGTTATTGGAGAATCCAAAGAAAAAGAGcaagattttttttttcatttcttttctcATATAGTAGTAAAAAGGTTCAAATACCTCGTTATCTTTTTATAGACAACAACCAGTACTAGTTGTTGTGGTGGTAAGGATGATGTGTATAAACACAATAGGTGCTGGGTTTGAATCCTACACCTAGCACTTTTTTTAGCGCTGAAGGAAGAAAAAGGCGGGCAGGAGCGACAGGATCAGAAAGAAAGATTGATGTCACGTGCGCTTTTGTCAATGAAATATGTCAAAAATATTATTTCCTTCGATCGGAAAAAAGTGTCACAGTTTGAACTAAGGTTAGTTCAACCTTTAGTTCAAAGGTGCGACACTTTTTTAtgatcggagggagtattaatttggGGATCCGCTACGCGTCAGCTGGCGGACACCTCACAAGCCATCGGATCCCACGGATTGAGTGGTCGAGCGCCAACCTGTACCATCATAACATAGGTCGTGTTGCAGAAAATTTTCTGCAACGTGGGTCATGTTGCAGAAATTTTTAAACACAGGTCAAGTTGCAAAAATTCTTTTTACAACAAAGGTCTTGTTATAGTTTTTTCCCTTGCAATAGAGGACTTGCCGTAGAAATTTTTGTGACAACAGCCTTGTTACAGAAATTAAGTCGGGAAATTTACAGAATTTTTCGCAATAAAGGTCTTgttgtagaattattctgtaacgGAGGTTTTGTTGCAGAAATTTATAGTCTATTCAAAATTGATACCCGTACAAGCCGAGGCCCTTCACTGCAGCTGTTCTTGGTTGAGACGGAGAGCGATAGGATTGAGATGTTTCTGGGGAAGGAAAGGTGAAGAACTGGTGGGGCCACATGGACACGTGGTAGACGATGGAGGCGGTTGACGTTTGGAAGCAATCCGCCGGTGGATGCTAATCATTTCCTTTAATTTGGTTCAATTTAAAAGAAACCGTTTAGTTTATATGAAATTTGTCCAGTTTGAGACGGACAGCGACCACGATTTGAGAGACGACTTTTGGCCTTAGGCTGTGCATGCAGAAAAACGGAGGAGCAAACAGAAGCCACCGACTGCGCAGGTGAAACCACCCAACGCAATATTGCACAGATCGTACCACTCAAGTACACACAGAGGGGAAAAAAAGGCCGGGAAGAGCCGCTGGCGAACTGCAAGAACATGGAAGCTACCGTGCGGCAGGCTAGCACCTGCAATGGCAGCCACGGCCCCTGGCGAAGCCGAGCGACACGCAGCGGCCGCCGCGGCGGCACCCGCCGTAGTGGCACACGTCCATGCATGCGCTGTTGGCCGCCGCGTCCCCCGGGTCGCACTGCTCCACCGGGATCGTCGCCCCGCACGGCACCCCCGACGGGTAGTCCTCCACCCACGCCGCCCTCGCCGACGGCGCCGCCACCAAAACCGCTGCAAAAAACGGGTCACGCCACATCagacgcatgcatgcacacattcAAGAGATGCATGCAACTCGCGCTTCGCCACTCCATGCGAGCTTGCGGTTGCACGTACGCGGCTTACCGGTCAGCAtggcgacgaggacgacgaggaggaggcgccgcggTGGCAGTGGCAGCAGGGGCAGACTGCAGCGGCACGCGGCGGCATCGCCTCCCTGGGCCATGGGTCGCTTAATTAGCTTTTGTTTCGCTCGCTCTGTTCCGGTGTTCTGCTCGGGCATGGGCGGGAAGGTGACAAGCTGATGGCTTGGCGCGCCCTGTGCATGCCGCCCATGGTGCGCGCGGTGTGATatataaggccaactccaacgcacgacctcGACCTTCGGCCTGTCCGATTCGGCCCAAACGGACAGAGAAGACGGTCCAACGCACCCGCTCCTCATCCGCCTTAGATCCGTTTGTCGGTCGCCCACCACCTTCTACCGCCCAAATTAATTGCACACGGGCGATCGGACCCACCTGCCAGCTGCCAGCCATCCACCCGGCCGTCGTCCTTTTTAATGTGAAAGTCGTGGATCGGCCAGTCCATAGGCTTCCACTTCCATCGACGCGTGCCTCCTCGAGCCCCGACAAGCAAACCCTAGCCTGccgctcctccacctcctccgtcAGCGAGAATGGTTGGTCGCTGGTTCGCCGGTCGCAAGACGAGGCACGAGAACGAGGTCGGGTCATCGTCGTCGCTCCACCACTgcacctccacctccaccgctCATATTCCACATCTCGCCGGACGGGGCCGCACCTTAGATGCGGCCGTACGTCAAGGCGGAGATCTGCAAGAGATATTGGGAGACGCGCAGGCCGCTACCGTGGAGCGATGTGCACCTCCCCAATAACTGGCATCTCTTCATGGATTGGGTGCCCATTCCACCGATCCCGGTGTTGCGCTGCGCCCGCCTGCCGCCGGACCTCATCGATGACTGGAGGTACGCCATCGACTCCCTGCTATGGGATACGTGGCTCCGTGACGAGCACGACACACACCGACAATCTTTCTTTTGCCGGCAGTGCTCCGAGTC
This DNA window, taken from Triticum aestivum cultivar Chinese Spring chromosome 1D, IWGSC CS RefSeq v2.1, whole genome shotgun sequence, encodes the following:
- the LOC123168142 gene encoding uncharacterized protein — translated: MPEQNTGTERAKQKLIKRPMAQGGDAAACRCSLPLLPLPPRRLLLVVLVAMLTAVLVAAPSARAAWVEDYPSGVPCGATIPVEQCDPGDAAANSACMDVCHYGGCRRGGRCVSLGFARGRGCHCRC